A genomic region of Vitis vinifera cultivar Pinot Noir 40024 chromosome 7, ASM3070453v1 contains the following coding sequences:
- the LOC104878319 gene encoding cell wall protein RBR3, translating into MDSGNSGSMQSSSGGDEEYDSRAESISAFLNPPGHVGPMPNPPQPPPPPPHHHHHHHTHSSSMFDPLSNYFDPLSRSPTQLQNPNSLLNLDMVWSKTLRSDPNCTEIGGILASSSSTPPFSGAQGQIRATFPSSLPSMPFPPAPENAARATASASNDQTNVARNPKKRSRASRRAPTTVLTTDTTNFRAMVQEFTGIPAQPFTSSPFPRSRLDLFGTASTMRSGHLDHAPPSYLLRPFAQKLQPPPFASPPPSSSSSFSSSSMVDAIASTTNITSGSASNTSSNSTSINYQLPSDLGLVKQPQNLLNMNVQNPILSIQSFLQTPLKYPHPNSAIMGSKPQGSLEIPSTDSHIKMGGLEDFGLSHGHVNTHLSGLPNLVSSDRTASRSDNNPPSWNDGLGSSGGNHGQLGPLNGNYNNSQRVTNGKMNYSASSSDFHGDKVPENVSTRSEGMVESWICSSD; encoded by the coding sequence ATGGATTCTGGGAATAGTGGGAGTATGCAGTCTTCAAGTGGTGGTGACGAAGAGTACGATTCACGCGCCGAATCGATCTCAGCCTTCTTGAACCCACCAGGCCATGTTGGTCCCATGCCTAACCCACCAcagccaccaccaccaccacctcaccaccaccaccaccaccacaccCACTCCTCATCTATGTTCGACCCACTTTCGAACTACTTCGATCCCTTGTCACGATCACCAACCCAACTACAAAACCCAAATTCCCTACTGAATCTCGACATGGTCTGgtccaaaaccctaagatctgACCCCAATTGCACCGAGATCGGTGGGATACTGGCCTCATCGTCGTCCACCCCACCTTTTTCCGGCGCCCAAGGACAAATCCGTGCCACCTTTCCGAGTTCGTTACCGTCGATGCCGTTTCCTCCAGCTCCGGAAAATGCTGCTCGAGCTACAGCTTCAGCTTCAAATGATCAAACCAACGTAGCACGTAACCCCAAGAAACGATCAAGAGCTTCCCGGCGTGCACCTACTACTGTGCTCACCACAGACACCACCAATTTCCGGGCCATGGTTCAGGAGTTCACTGGGATTCCTGCTCAACCCTTCACATCTTCGCCTTTCCCAAGAAGCAGGCTTGATCTGTTTGGTACAGCTTCTACTATGAGATCAGGCCATTTGGATCATGCACCACCTTCATACCTTTTGAGACCCTTTGCTCAAAAACTTCAGCCACCCCCATTTGCTTCTCCCCCTccctcttcatcttcttcattctCTTCCTCTTCCATGGTTGATGCTATAGCTTCTACTACTAACATCACTTCTGGTTCAGCTAGCAATACTTCTTCTAATTCAACTTCCATTAACTACCAACTACCTTCAGATTTAGGCCTTGTGAAGCAGCCCCAGAATCTACTGAACATGAACGTGCAGAACCCAATTCTCTCAATCCAGTCTTTCCTTCAGACCCCACTTAAATACCCACATCCCAATTCAGCCATTATGGGCTCAAAACCACAAGGCTCTCTGGAAATTCCATCAACAGATTCACATATCAAAATGGGTGGTTTGGAGGACTTTGGTTTGAGCCATGGCCATGTCAATACACACCTCAGTGGCCTCCCCAACTTGGTATCATCGGATCGAACAGCGTCGAGAAGCGATAATAATCCTCCCAGCTGGAACGACGGATTGGGATCAAGTGGTGGAAATCATGGCCAGTTGGGGCCTCTCAATGGGAATTATAATAATTCGCAGCGGGTCACTAATGGCAAAATGAACTACTCGGCTTCCTCATCGGATTTTCACGGCGACAAGGTGCCGGAGAATGTTTCTACAAGAAGTGAAGGTATGGTGGAATCGTGGATTTGTTCTTCAGATTAG